A stretch of the Theileria equi strain WA chromosome 1, complete sequence genome encodes the following:
- a CDS encoding acyl carrier protein, putative (encoded by transcript BEWA_025320A): MTVLFKICALVHIINTAKFTSGFYTNTRLFANKDTIDKVVAIVSEKFGKNKGDIDTQSNFLKDFGADNLDEVELLIALEEEFDLNIPDFEFNKLNSVISIADYIEHKIKHSIPPVDP, encoded by the exons ATGACTgttttatttaaaatttgtgCCCTGGTACACATCATAAACACGG CAAAGTTCACAAGCGGTTTCTATACAAATACACGGTTGTTTGCAAACAAAGACACGATAGATAAGGTTGTGGCAATCGTATCTGAGAAGTTTGGCAAGAATAAAGGAGATATTGACACACAGTCCAACTTTCTCAAG GATTTTGGAGCGGATAATCTAGATGAAGTTGAGTTACTAATCGCTTTGGAGGAGGAGTTTGACCTGAATATCCCAGACTTCGAATTCAACAAACTCAATTCTGTAATTTCAATTGCAGACTATATTGAACACAAGATCAAGCATAGTATACCTCCTGTGGACCCTTGA
- a CDS encoding signal peptide-containing protein (encoded by transcript BEWA_025290A) has translation MKIIAFIAVLCSYWSCRGDSLNFTLDINFKGENSKCFVEDSEVNGLHSSKYVPIFGHNLTKIIDGSSVLWECNTVEKKCNVVVVYSTGEQRTLVYLVISDVYNVVKEAYFENSGSEWLPIDKAVGYARLGLHMPGAPHGGRTLNISKVDASMFNVKTSKADGVTVLVYSPKVGIQVGKVVDRNGKIWEDDSKKFMQTTVHSVCGKPLLSQVLLETQDGDGEEKCYEKDEGQWNEISEEEYTKAVENVKFYRPPFDISNADLSRFRVEEYEAFGMQTLVYTLNSETPVTRIVEGSINIWESKLDDKVDKVWVYSKAGDYLHAQLRITNSTNGHVINQYKKHKNGWSLFINDDL, from the coding sequence ATGAAAATTATCGCATTTATCGCAGTATTGTGTTCCTATTGGTCTTGTAGAGGAGATTCTCTGAATTTTACGCTTGACATCAATTTTAAAGGCGAGAATTCCAAGTGTTTTGTGGAAGATAGTGAAGTTAACGGTCTCCATAGTTCAAAGTATGTGCCGATTTTCGGGCACAACCTAACAAAAATCATAGATGGAAGCTCGGTCCTGTGGGAATGTAATACAGTCGAAAAGAAGTGTAATGTAGTTGTTGTTTATTCAACAGGAGAACAACGTACATTGGTCTATTTGGTCATATCTGATGTTTATAATGTAGTCAAGGAGGCTTACTTTGAAAACTCTGGCTCTGAATGGCTGCCAATTGACAAGGCAGTAGGCTATGCACGCCTTGGTTTACACATGCCAGGAGCACCTCATGGAGGTAGAACACTCAACATCTCAAAGGTGGATGCCTCCATGTTCAATGTGAAAACATCCAAAGCAGATGGTGTCACAGTTCTAGTCTACAGTCCCAAAGTCGGAATACAAGTAGGCAAAGTTGTGGATAGGAATGGCAAGATATGGGAAGATGACTCAAAGAAGTTCATGCAGACCACAGTCCATTCCGTTTGTGGTAAGCCTCTTTTGTCACAAGTTCTTCTGGAGACACAAGATGGAGACGGCGAAGAAAAGTGttatgaaaaggatgaaggtcaatggaatgagattAGCGAGGAAGAGTACACGAAGGCTGTTGAAAACGTCAAGTTCTACAGGCCTCcctttgacatttcaaaCGCAGATCTCAGCAGGTTCCGTGTCGAAGAGTACGAGGCGTTTGGAATGCAGACTTTGGTGTACACTCTCAACTCAGAAACTCCGGTAACCAGGATAGTTGAGGGAAGCATCAACATCTGGGAGAGTAAGCTTGATGATAAGGTAGATAAAGTCTGGGTATATTCCAAAGCAGGGGACTATCTTCATGCACAGCTTCGCATCACAAACTCCACTAACGGCCATGTCATTAATCAGTACAAGAAGCACAAGAATGGGTGGTCCCTATTCATCAATGATGACCTTTAG
- a CDS encoding signal peptide-containing protein (encoded by transcript BEWA_025300A) codes for MTYIASLFLLLVYQSANCTFTSEYGVLSFHYPDEGAIKEPVIFNFAQDINEEYFSFEKEVVRSVVTNIYKVKPGFSCFEVYYGEERLWTRDADAELVSIHLTSVKDKPSYIYLWFKEIDGRNASMLFLKNENHWELMKCTLSENDQKEKSNTLRVDHVDEALFMTKGGVYGKLQGLEVVPKNNHEIKTILSKVGQIWHSYNDKDICKRALVFFTKEQPVIAKLELEHNKKPFTLYYLFDENVWDNVHKNRYDVSLKYLKAGEAIKKKRTRKDIDDVFKKILTGEVDDLEERVSTVELNIDDADRSLFYVRDQSKGGHRIVKFSPRQGNHIVHVTSKSGEIWDGRGKPDQCTELILHYAGNERVCKLEVMTIEALIRMYKINKGNTWEYMKEEEFEKKVKELDQQEVTTET; via the coding sequence ATGACGTATATCGCCTCGTTGTTCCTCCTACTAGTGTACCAAAGCGCCAACTGTACCTTTACATCCGAGTACGGTGTGCTCAGCTTTCACTATCCGGATGAGGGTGCGATCAAAGAACCCGTGATATTCAACTTCGCCCAAGACATAAATGAAGAGTATTTCTCGTTTGAAAAGGAGGTTGTTCGAAGTGTAGTAACAAACATATACAAGGTGAAACCTGGGTTTTCTTGTTTTGAAGTTTATTATGGAGAAGAACGACTGTGGACTAGAGATGCCGATGCGGAACTCGTATCCATCCATCTTACGAGTGTCAAAGACAAACCTAGTTACATCTACCTTTGGTTCAAAGAGATAGATGGAAGAAATGCAAGCATGCTATTCTTAAAGAACGAAAACCACTGGGAGCTCATGAAATGTACCCTCTCTGAAAATGATCAAAAGGAAAAGAGCAACACCCTAAGGGTTGATCATGTTGATGAAGCTCTCTTTATGACAAAAGGAGGTGTCTATGGAAAGCTTCAAGGCCTTGAAGTTGTACCAAAGAACAACCATGAGATTAAAACCATTTTGAGCAAAGTAGGTCAAATATGGCATTCCTACAACGACAAGGATATTTGCAAAAGAGCACTCGTATTTTTCACAAAGGAACAACCCGTAATAGCTAAACTAGAACTCGAACATAACAAGAAACCATTCACGTTGTATTACCtctttgatgaaaatgtatgGGATAATGTCCATAAAAATCGCTATGATGTTTCACTCAAATATCTCAAGGCTGGTGAAGCAAtaaaaaagaaaaggacAAGGAAGGATATTGATGATGTGTTCAAAAAGATTTTAACCGgggaagttgatgatttgGAGGAAAGAGTATCAACGGTAGAGTTGAATATTGATGACGCCGACAGGTCGCTCTTTTACGTAAGGGACCAATCAAAGGGAGGACATCGTATCGTTAAGTTCTCTCCTAGGCAAGGTAATCACATTGTTCATGTTACTAGTAAAAGTGGCGAAATCTGGGATGGTAGAGGCAAACCAGACCAGTGTACTGAACTCATCCTTCACTATGCTGGAAATGAACGCGTATGCAAACTGGAAGTAATGACGATCGAGGCTCTCATACGCATGTACAAAATAAACAAGGGTAATACCTGGGAATACatgaaggaagaggaatTTGAAAAGAAGGTAAAGGAGCTTGACCAACAAGAGGTAACCACCGAAACGTAA
- a CDS encoding hypothetical protein (encoded by transcript BEWA_025370A): protein MILGLLARVALLVDFIQNDQTRILDLVPTFGAVSGFRISSERSLGPGQFHIAAKRRNKLQEEEQDTAISSEDLEKLHNGYKTKLKDLEDYIENELTKIGIHRATPKLIDHIKVDIPKGKKELKHIARIVTNGNFELQVQPFSETYLNPIFCALSLELKDYKVKLLIDHVSVTIPTLGPEVQNQAEATIKKHANDMKTDIRIIRQNAMKALKALESGLSDDMKFTQKNLIENNCKVSSEKIEKMCNNKIKQLNSL from the exons ATGATTCTTGGACTTTTGGCCAGAGTTGCCCTTCTGGTCGACTTTATCCAGAATGACCAGACGCGCATCCTCGATTTGGTGCCGACTTTCGGTGCGGTTTCCGGGTTCAG GATAAGCTCTGAAAGAAGCCTTGGACCGGGCCAGTTCCACATCGCAGcgaaaagaagaaacaaaTTACAGGAGGAAGAACAGGACACAGCCATAAGCAGCGAAGACCTCGAAAAGCTGCACAATGGATACAAAACGAAGCTGAAGGACCTGGAAGACTACATTGAGAATGAGTTGACAAAGATTGGAATCCACAGGGCAAC ACCAAAGTTGATTGACCATATAAAGGTAGACATACCAAAGGGGAAGAAAGAACTCAAGCATATCGCAAGAATCGTGACAAACGGGAACTTTGAGCTACAAGTGCAACCCTTTTCTGAGACGTATTTGAATCCCATATTTTGCGCACTCAGTCTCGAACTAAAGGACTACAAGGTCAAACTTTTAATAGA TCATGTATCCGTCACAATTCCAACGCTGGGTCCGGAAGTCCA GAATCAGGCAGAGGCGACAATAAAGAAGCATGCAAATGATATGAAAACAGATATAAG GATCATTAGACAGAATGCCATGAAAGCTCTCAAGGCTCTGGAATCTGGACTGAGCGATGACATGAAGTTTACCCAAAAG AATTTAATTGAGAACAATTGCAAGGTTTCGTCTGAAAAAATCGAAAAGATGTGCAATAACAAGATAAAACAGCTGAATTCGCTATAG
- a CDS encoding hypothetical protein (encoded by transcript BEWA_025380A), whose translation MTETLDYGIIDAVGWLADEVSHILDTPPNEEIEPIKKLPQSSIPAWTSTKIRTGDISLSTKTPNFHVQEELNEKIFVGQGNIICLEVDAIVVFIDETNKYTSHQARLIQKQSGCILNYEPMYSIKCTECTLIHAYNIGSPKVVFAMNCRFSNKYPEASSNILNTCIRNALKCAIEHGVETIAYPLQIREFPDEHYVETLCRTLRRFLENETVKKKIKKVFLVYTQEDSSHDWDSAKEYVTQMLQRFFPRDAYEESMSADIARPGNELGELADEERNIRIGAGFATSTVDRDRTTSPLVNFGSSSRVGNERRNTEEYTYYLKLAYSISKMSIYKSMRGSNFVRMSGNDKFNRPVIVVDARDYTFSDEHEYALAYALGVINPFIQYKFVIAVLHLDHSIITSTALLRLLRDLCHVFGVQRTKNIAGIYFHRCGWALKGYLGMISAFLPTQVWEASMFVDSLEELKELNLGAE comes from the exons ATGACAGAGACTCTAGACTACGGGATAATCGACGCTGTGGGCTGGCTGGCCGATGAAGTTAGTCACATCCTAGACACACCTCCAAACGAAGAAATTGAACCCATAAAGAAGCTGCCACAAAGCTCTATACCAGCCTGGACGTCTACCAAGATAAGAACAGGCGATATTTCCCTTT CGACTAAAACTCCGAATTTTCACGTACAAGAAGAGTTAAATGAAAAGATTTTCGTTGGACAAGGCAACATCATCTGTCTGGAAGTGGATGCCATAGTAGTTTTCATCGACGAAACGAACAAATACACATCGCATCAAGCCAGGCTTATCCAAAAAC AGTCTGGATGTATTCTAAACTATGAACCCATGTATAGTATAAAATGCACCGAATGTACATTAATTCACGCCTATAATATTGGCTCTCCAAAAGTAGTTTTCGCAATGAATTGTAGATTCTCCAATAAATACCCCGAAGCATCTTCAAACATTCTAAACACCTGCATAAGAAATGCTCTAAAATGTGCAATAGAGCATGGAGTGGAGACGATTGCATATCCTCTGCAAATCCGAGAATTCCCAGATGAACACTATGTTGAGACTCTCTGCAGAACTCTCAGAAGATTCCTGGAAAATGAAACGGTGAAAAAGAAGATTAAAAAGGTGTTTCTGGTATATACACAAGAGGATAGTTCTCATGACTGGGATAGTGCAAAAGAATATGTCACGCAGATGCTCCAAAGGTTCTTCCCTAGAGACGCATACGAAGAG AGTATGAGCGCTGATATTGCAAGACCAGGAAATGAATTGGGGGAGCTGGCAGATGAAGAACGGAATATTAGGATAGGGGCTGGTTTTGCTACCAGTACCGTTGACCGAGACAGAACAACTTCGCCACTCGTCAACTTTGGAAGCAGTAGTCGAGTTGGAAATGAACGAAGAAACACAGAGGAGTATACGTACTACCTAAAGCTTGCCTATTCTATTTCAAAGATGTCCATATACAAGAGCATGAGGGGCAGCAACTTTGTGAGAATGTCTGGAAATGACAAGTTCAACAGACCAGTTATTGTAGTTGATGCCAGAGATTACACCTTTAGTGACGAACATGAGTATGCGCTGGCGTATGCCTTGGGGGTTATCAATCCGTTCATCCAGTATAAGTTTGTTATCGCTGTACTGCACCTGG ATCACTCAATCATCACATCAACTGCCCTTTTGAGGCTCCTAAGAGACTTGTGCCATGTATTTGGTGTACAGAGGACTAAAAATATTGCTGGTATATACTTTCACAGATGCGGCTGGGCCCTAAAGGGTTATCTTGGTATGATTTCTGCTTTTCTTCCCACCCAAGTTTGGGAAGCTTCAATGTTTGTTGACTCCCTTGAG GAACTAAAGGAATTGAACTTGGGGGCAGAATGA
- a CDS encoding RNA polymerase Rpb7, N-terminal domain containing protein (encoded by transcript BEWA_025350A), which translates to MGQFSWTMLKSKPASLSKALKSGEKCIKEITRSLSSSAHKVRVLSQLESFIKSLQEIEASQGLGDLENLPCLSFVQASGVIQLHPSFLGNVSSGIYSYLSNFLMHYDEDLKGVWVSCGNVKQLDSLGYLTSGDACGLVTFKVALKILVFIPKLDDIIGKINRMRPTSISVLIYGVFNATIKSEDVKDTIQYDGTQYKTVTGERIIDNDTIIPLKITNVTVLPKNRWVNLTAILNIKQ; encoded by the exons ATGGGACAGTTTTCGTGGACTATGCTAAAGTCCAAACCTGCGTCACTATCAAAGGCTCTCAAATCTGGAGAAAAGTGTATCAAAG AAATAACACGGTCATTGTCCTCGTCGGCACATAAAGTGCGCGTTTTATCGCAATTGGAGAGTTTTATAAAGTCGCTGCAAGAAATTGAAGCAAGCCAAGGCCTTGGAGACCTGGAGAATCTCCCCTGTTTGTCGTTTGTCCAAGCAAG CGGGGTTATTCAACTACATCCTTCCTTTCTTGGAAACGTATCAAGCGGGATCTATTCATACCTTTCAAACTTTTTGATGCA CTATGACGAAGATTTAAAGGGTGTCTGGGTCAGCTGTGGTAACGTAAAACAGCTGGACTCCCTGGGATACTTGACAAGCGGGGATGCCTGCGGACTTGTAACGTTTAAAGTTGCGCTCAAAATACTCGTCTTCATACCGAAACTAGATGATATAATAG GAAAAATAAATAGAATGAGGCCAACGAGTATATCAGTGCTAATTTATGGCGTTTTTAACGCAACTATAAAATCAGAAGATGTAAAAGATACTATACAATACGATGGAACGCAGTATAAAACGGTAACTGGTGAAAGGATCATAGATAATGATACGATCATACCGCTAAAAATCACAAACGTTACTGTATTACCAAAGAACCGATGGGTTAATCTTACGGCAATACTAAACATTAAACAGTAG
- a CDS encoding hypothetical protein (encoded by transcript BEWA_025360A), giving the protein MTNEWLQLNLDSQCDNGQCECEKSPDIIANKRYNTPVNGFFKVIHTDKNQNTFRLYGELQDGSKIEDNGDIHAVKEVSIYYWNREPSKPILIEVKYGSGTHTYYARGAGSQWIEHDQLSKDGEKLEKELDDLVCQHYESVTLDLTRSNSEQYAQPANNKYCCPYHSSGYKVSVEEKKFSCAKHPEYSHIKAYNHSITGGTKIAAIIFHDGAGTRKNITLKHVPNLPNLWCQGIYALYCGGNDPVLIYVDSPGSLTAKGWYEPNPTGGDDQPWVMVSNGPDNSPDEIKNCSSEGWETLKEVLQKASGCEEFGKCFDPAPQPRTETREGDSHGTSQIFPWKETVFGGLATVVSGSLTGFGWWLYKRSKGDPWVRQI; this is encoded by the coding sequence atgactAATGAATGGCTCCAGTTGAATCTAGATAGTCAATGTGACAACGGACAATGTGAATGTGAGAAATCTCCTGATATTATTGCAAACAAGAGATATAACACCCCAGTAAATGGCTTCTTTAAGGTTATTCACACGGATAAAAATCAAAACACATTTAGGCTGTATGGAGAACTACAAGACGGAAGCAAAATAGaagataatggagatataCATGCTGTAAAAGAGGTTTCCatttactactggaataGGGAACCTAGCAAACCTATTTTAATTGAAGTTAAGTATGGTAGTGGTACACATACCTATTATGCTCGGGGTGCTGGTAGTCAATGGATTGAACATGATCAACTCTCAAAAGATGGTGAGAAACTTGAGAAGGAACTAGATGACCTAGTTTGTCAACATTACGAATCAGTTACTTTAGACCTTACCAGGAGTAACTCTGAGCAATATGCCCAACCTGCGAATAATAAGTACTGTTGCCCTTACCATAGTAGTGGGTATAAAGTCTCCGTTGAGGAAAAAAAATTTTCCTGTGCTAAACATCCTGAATACAGTCACATCAAAGCCTATAACCACTCAATTACTGGTGGAACAAAAATTGCTGCTATTATATTTCATGATGGTGCTGGAACTAGGAAGAACATAACTTTGAAACATGTCCCTAACCTTCCCAATCTCTGGTGTCAAGGTATATATGCATTATACTGTGGAGGGAATGATCCGGTACTTATATATGTTGACTCACCCGGAAGCCTTACGgctaaaggatggtacGAACCAAATCCTACTGGTGGTGACGATCAACCATGGGTAATGGTATCCAATGGACCAGATAACAGTCCAGATGAAATCAAAAACTGTAGCAGCGAAGGTTGGGAAACACTCAAAGAAGTACTACAGAAGGCTAGTGGATGTGaagaatttggaaaatgtttTGATCCTGCTCCTCAACCTCGTACTGAAACTCGTGAAGGCGACTCTCACGGAACTTCTCAAATCTTTCCTTGGAAAGAGACTGTCTTTGGAGGTCTCGCTACTGTAGTTtctggttctcttactggatttggttgGTGGTTGtacaaacgttctaaaggagatccttgggtacgacagatttaa
- a CDS encoding signal peptide-containing protein (encoded by transcript BEWA_025340A) has protein sequence MRCVKVLFLLLLSVFRSCTCIFDLKEYLFPAETQLVNYQEPSTATELIHLKTRDDSETFETYSYRRFRFSIYIRGVGDDREWTLFGKYVTSGHNLFSFGRLNSFSEQASKLEEIDYDRVAFRLCRRYNEGFSELILDREDVKALYTTSCFLAVHCGLYAQPYALSFFCKPEREAEQFGPLREVWEHLKLFFQKEGGLVVREFDRQIVKIFVPCPEQKTVLFRSGRSYPLPLHEEPMKDLPLIPDSFYHVVYFIIAVAYAADILL, from the exons ATGAGATGTGTGAAGGTGCTCTTCCTTCTCCTCCTTTCTGTCTTTAGATCTTGTACGTGTATATTCGACCTCAAGGAGTACCTTTTCCCGGCAGAGACTCAGCTCGTAAACTACCAGGAGCCAAGCACGGCGACGGAGCTGATCCACCTGAAGACAAGAGACGACTCCGAGACCTTTGAGACCTACAGCTACAGGCGCTTTCGCTTTAGCATTTACATTAGAGGCGTAGGGGACGACAGAG AATGGACTCTATTCGGCAAATACGTGACCTCGGGTCACAACCTATTCTCGTTCGGGAGGCTCAACAGCTTCTCTGAGCAGGCGTCAAAGCTTGAGGAG ATTGACTATGACCGCGTCGCATTTCGTCTCTGCAGGCGCTACAATGAAGGGTTCTCTGAACTCATATTGGACAGA GAGGATGTAAAGGCGCTATATACCACCAGTTGTTTTTTGGCAGTTCACTGCGGTTTGTACGCGCAACCGTACGCtctctcattcttttgCAAACCG GAAAGAGAAGCCGAGCAATTTGGACCGCTTAGAGAAGTTTGGGAACACTTgaaactcttcttccaaAAAGAAGGCGGTCTGGTTGTCAGGGAGTTTGACAGACAAATTGTCAAGATCTTTGTCCCCTGCCCAGAACAAAAGACAGTACTTTTTCGGTCCGGGAGGAGCT ACCCACTTCCACTGCATGAAGAACCGATGAAGGACTTGCCCTTGATTCCAGACTCG TTTTATCACGTCGTCTACTTTATTATCGCAGTGGCATACGCAGCAGATATCCTTCTCTGA
- a CDS encoding hypothetical protein (encoded by transcript BEWA_025310A) — protein sequence MATSLPSGGDDVSAIIVDPGYDTIRIGNCQEDFPREYIPSALVKDASEWRSLSHIKRQKFSEMRRLFHLNRDGNLEVDPFVFEKLIRVGIEGTRHYGSIETCVDSKTRSEALDTTGIDGCIGTLMLNPSAHPVLVSEPTAVSKQFRDAVLEVLFEQIDVPAAYLAKRAALTAFSVGRASALIVDVGAGGTTISPVHDGIALQSTIQDSLVGGNALDLQLANMLHEDGYAPFEPSTDVCQEYYRVQLARELREKFCEVQNTSKESADGTVKQEDAYKDSVDTSSTYTDTYNLPDGTVVSMKKYKHSIPELLFTPEPARVAEFNQFKGLIPMITDCIFESDVDIRRELLSSIVVVGGLSITPGFINRITSGLMGHSLLSAAKFKIVHSSSYVEKRYSTWLGGSILASLGRFQQLWISKAEYQEHGTIIAYRRCN from the coding sequence ATGGCCACCTCTCTTCCTAGTGGAGGCGATGACGTCTCTGCAATTATTGTAGATCCGGGCTATGACACCATTAGAATTGGAAATTGCCAAGAAGATTTCCCTAGAGAGTATATTCCCAGTGCACTTGTGAAGGATGCTTCAGAATGGCGGTCACTTTCCCATATAAAACGCCAGAAGTTTTCAGAAATGAGAAGGTTATTCCACCTTAATAGGGATGGAAACCTGGAGGTTGACCCGTTTGTATTTGAGAAGCTCATTAGAGTAGGAATAGAAGGAACTCGTCACTATGGATCTATAGAAACTTGTGTTGATTCCAAGACTAGGAGTGAAGCTTTGGACACAACAGGAATTGATGGATGCATAGGCACCCTAATGTTGAACCCATCTGCCCATCCAGTTTTGGTTTCTGAACCAACAGCAGTAAGCAAGCAGTTTAGAGATGCCGTTTTGGAGGTACTTTTTGAACAGATTGATGTTCCAGCTGCCTATTTAGCAAAGAGAGCAGCACTAACGGCATTTTCGGTAGGAAGGGCTTCTGCTCTCATTGTTGACGTTGGAGCTGGTGGAACTACAATTTCACCAGTGCACGATGGCATTGCTTTGCAATCAACCATTCAAGATTCTCTTGTTGGAGGAAATGCACTCGATCTGCAACTCGCAAACATGTTGCATGAGGATGGGTATGCACCCTTTGAACCTTCCACTGATGTTTGTCAAGAATATTACAGAGTACAACTCGCAAGAGAGCTCCGAGAAAAATTCTGTGAGGTGCAGAATACCTCTAAAGAATCTGCAGATGGTACAGTAAAACAGGAAGATGCATATAAGGATTCTGTGGATACATCAAGTACTTATACAGACACGTATAATTTACCAGATGGAACTGTTGTTTCCATgaaaaaatacaaacattcGATACCAGAGTTGTTATTTACACCAGAACCAGCTCGTGTGGCAGAATTTAATCAGTTCAAGGGATTGATACCAATGATAACAGACTGTATTTTTGAAAGTGATGTAGATATACGAAGGGAGCTTCTCTCTTCTATTGTGGTTGTTGGAGGGCTTTCCATAACACCCGGATTTATAAATAGGATTACCAGCGGGCTAATGGGTCACAGTCTATTGAGTGCAGCAAAGTTTAAGATTGTCCACTCATCTTCTTATGTGGAAAAGAGATACTCTACATGGTTGGGAGGATCTATATTGGCAAGTTTGGGAAGATTCCAGCAGTTGTGGATCTCAAAGGCTGAATACCAGGAGCACGGAACAATTATCGCCTATAGAAGATGTAActaa
- a CDS encoding hypothetical protein (encoded by transcript BEWA_025330A), which yields MKRAKKNRIMNRSKAQPFPAFKASTAITNPHRKPPKGLKEGQYRTNSTIKRLNMYKEKPNFAKMKAQALEPVRINPDRRWFGNTRVLTQEQLANFRNELENVDNDPRTCVIKRSKLPMSLLKDVVAEDNANLLTVQSLEETFGKKSTRKRPKLNVSTLEEMVQDVNSRSYDREKDTSLINLNDEVEEKSDVIFKKGTSKRIWAELYKVIDCSDVVVQVIDARDPIGTRCMRLENYIKKHKTGKVLVLLMNKCDLVPSWVTAAWIKHLNREAPTVAFHASVTKPFGKNTLIQLLRQYSQLFKDRKHFSVGFIGYPNVGKSSVINTLKGDRSCKTAPIPGETRVWQYVCLTKRIHLIDCPGVTPCEEGDDADKVLKGAIRVERINDPENYIERVLKIIKRETLASRYGIDKDFTEENFLDQVATKFGKFKKGKIPDVSIAARIVLYDFQRGRLPFYAEPPKSDNKVNTSEEIRKHLEELGNIEVSEAALIDQSDVDSMLLHCEAAAKEEDSAVGNETAVSTEKYPHDSTPLGIPGVNYSEFLT from the exons ATGAAGCGCGCAAAAAAGAATAGAATTATGAATCGCTCAAAGGCTCAGCCTTTTCCAGCGTTCAAAGCTTCGACAGCTATAACGAATCCACATCGCAAGCCTCCAAAGGGACTGAAAGAAG GTCAATACAGAACAAATTCCACTATCAAACGTCTCAACATGTACAAGGAGAAGCCGAATTTCGCTAAAATGAAGGCGCAAGCCTTGGAGCCAGTTCGTATAAATCCGGATCGCAGATGGTTCGGAAACACTCGTGTTTTAACGCAGGAACAGCTCGCAAACTTTAGAAACGAACTAGAGAATGTTGACAATGACCCAAGAAC GTGCGTTATAAAGCGTAGCAAGCTCCCAATGTCCCTCTTGAAGGACGTTGTTGCAGAAGACAATGCAAATCTTTTGACTGTTCAGTCGCTGGAAGaaacatttggaaaaaagaGTACTAGAAAGCGCCCAAAGTTGAATGTGTCTACCTTGGAGGAGATGGTTCAGGATGTAAATTCTAGGAGTTATGACAGAGAAAAGGATACCTCTCTGATTAATTTGAATGATGAAGTGGAGGAGAAATCGGATGttattttcaaaaaagGAACCTCCAAAAGAATCTGGGCG GAGCTCTACAAGGTTATTGATTGTTCTGATGTTGTGGTCCAGGTCATAGATGCTAGAGACCCTATTGGTACCAGGTGTATGCGTCTGGAAAATTACATTAAAAAACACAAGACTGGCAAGGTTTTGGTTTTGTTAATGAACAAGTGCGATCTTGTCCCATCCTGGGTAACGGCGGCGTGGATCAAACACCTGAATAGAGAGGCACCTACGGTGGCATTTCACGCATCTGTAACCAAGccatttggaaaaaatacaCTCATTCAGTTGTTAAG GCAATACTCCCAACTATTCAAGGACAGGAAACACTTTAGTGTCGGATTCATCGGGTACCCAAATGTTGGCAAGAGCTCTGTTATCAACACATTGAAGGGAGACAGATCGTGCAAAACAGCGCCGATTCCCGGGGAAACTAGAGTTTGGCAATACGTTTGCCTTACCAAGAGAATACACCTTATAGATTGTCCAGGTGTTACTCCCTGCGAGGAAGGAGATGATGCTGATAAG GTTTTGAAAGGAGCCATTAGGGTAGAGAGGATCAACGACCCTGAGAACTACATTGAACGAGTTTTAAAGATTATCAAGAG GGAAACTCTTGCAAGCAGATATGGAATTGACAAGGACTTTACTGAGGAGAATTTTTTGGACCAGGTGGCAACAAAGTTTGgaaaatttaaaaaggGTAAAATCCCAGACGTTTCTATAGCTGCAAGAATAG TCTTGTATGACTTTCAACGGGGAAGACTGCCGTTTTACGCAGAACCCCCAAAGAGTGACAACAAGGTCAACACCAGTGAAGAGATTAgaaag CACCTGGAGGAGCTGGGTAACATTGAGGTTTCAGAGGCGGCTCTCATAGATCAGTCGGATGTGGACTCCATGTTGCTACACTGTGAAGCAGCAGcaaaggaggaagattCTGCGGTCGGGAATGAAACTGCCGTGTCTACCGAAAAGTACCCACACGACAGCACACCTCTCGGCATCCCCGGTGTAAACTACAGCGAATTTTTAACTTGA